A section of the Candidatus Diapherotrites archaeon genome encodes:
- the istA gene encoding IS21 family transposase: MARRDIRMEELVEVLYQWHRWRNIRQIKRSVGLARKTIRKYIALAEKQGFKREMENQPYEYYLKLAGKIQRELKTPLDTSPSYKKTAEYQSTIEKLRLKPYMKPKQIYRILKRDYDYSLSYCSFQRYMNIKYPKPPRSCLRIEVRTAEEAQVDFGSAGLMYDPDTGKMRRAHIFVMTLSYSRLPYVEFVFDQGQQTWVQCHINAFEFFKGVPERVILDNLKSGILRPNTYDPIFNRAYAECAKHYGFIIDPAKIREGSHKGKVERKIPVVRQQFLSSVDFRDIREANSKVSDWCLYDYAMEVHGTTKRRPYEVFQEEEQSQLRGLPLERFEIPLWKEAKVHPDHHIVFDSSYYSLPTRFVGKRVWVRGGVYAVQIFYDGELIKTHQRAKRPGIRVTDERDYPPEKSRYLLNTRGYYQKEALRYGEYVSKLVEKIMAEHAYRNLRKVQAIFRLADKHGSEALALTCKRCLFYEDYRMSTIRRVLDKKLYLLPIANEDTAREAVNSPKGLPFLRPSKYFNHIKDVDEISTS; this comes from the coding sequence CTGTATCAATGGCACAGATGGAGGAATATAAGGCAGATTAAACGATCAGTTGGATTAGCGCGCAAAACGATAAGGAAGTATATTGCACTGGCAGAGAAGCAAGGATTTAAGCGGGAGATGGAGAACCAGCCATATGAGTATTATCTGAAACTGGCAGGGAAGATACAGAGGGAATTAAAGACCCCCCTTGATACATCACCCTCATACAAAAAGACAGCAGAATACCAGAGCACCATAGAGAAGCTCAGATTAAAGCCCTACATGAAGCCCAAACAGATTTACAGAATACTGAAGAGGGATTATGACTATTCCCTCAGCTACTGCAGCTTCCAAAGGTACATGAACATCAAATATCCAAAACCCCCAAGAAGCTGTCTACGTATTGAGGTAAGGACAGCAGAGGAGGCACAGGTTGACTTTGGCTCTGCCGGTCTGATGTATGACCCTGATACAGGGAAGATGAGAAGAGCACATATCTTTGTAATGACCCTTTCGTACAGTCGCCTTCCCTATGTAGAGTTTGTATTTGACCAGGGGCAGCAAACATGGGTGCAGTGTCACATTAATGCATTTGAGTTCTTTAAAGGAGTTCCTGAGAGGGTAATACTGGATAATCTGAAGTCAGGGATACTGAGGCCAAACACCTATGATCCAATATTCAATAGGGCATATGCAGAATGTGCAAAGCATTATGGCTTCATAATAGATCCAGCAAAGATAAGAGAAGGCTCTCATAAGGGAAAAGTTGAGAGGAAAATCCCGGTAGTAAGGCAGCAGTTTTTGTCATCAGTAGATTTCAGGGATATTAGGGAAGCTAACAGCAAGGTTTCTGACTGGTGTTTGTACGATTATGCAATGGAGGTTCATGGGACGACAAAGAGGAGGCCCTATGAGGTATTTCAGGAAGAGGAGCAGTCTCAACTCAGGGGCCTTCCCCTGGAGAGATTTGAGATACCTCTGTGGAAGGAGGCAAAGGTACATCCTGATCATCACATCGTCTTTGACAGTAGTTATTATTCACTGCCCACCAGATTTGTTGGAAAGAGGGTGTGGGTGAGAGGCGGAGTATATGCAGTGCAGATATTCTATGACGGAGAGCTGATAAAGACCCATCAGAGGGCAAAGAGGCCAGGTATACGGGTAACCGATGAAAGGGATTACCCCCCTGAGAAGTCAAGATACTTACTTAATACCAGAGGTTACTACCAGAAAGAGGCATTAAGGTATGGAGAATATGTAAGCAAGCTGGTTGAAAAGATTATGGCAGAGCACGCATACAGGAATCTCCGAAAGGTGCAAGCCATATTCAGACTTGCAGACAAGCACGGCTCAGAGGCATTGGCTCTCACCTGTAAACGTTGTCTCTTCTATGAGGATTATCGCATGAGCACAATTAGGAGGGTCCTTGATAAGAAGCTCTATCTTCTGCCTATTGCTAATGAAGACACGGCAAGAGAGGCTGTAAATTCCCCAAAAGGGCTTCCTTTTTTGAGACCCTCGAAATATTTTAACCACATAAAGGACGTAGATGAAATATCAACGTCCTAA